The following proteins come from a genomic window of Sebastes fasciatus isolate fSebFas1 chromosome 6, fSebFas1.pri, whole genome shotgun sequence:
- the rtn4r gene encoding reticulon-4 receptor, producing MKTVLIDGGRLLFLVMWLNLVPQTVSCPAKCVCYSEPRPTVACQQQGLFSIPTEIPVRSQRIFLQSNKLTVVRSTSFSSCHNLTVLWLYSNNISYIEAGAFYGLEKLEELDIGDNSNLRTISPTAFRGLTKLHTLHLHRCGLSELPVGVFRGMFSLQYLYLQDNYILSLHDDTFLDLANLTYLYLHNNKIKIVTDNMLRGLINLDRLLLHQNRVIFVQPRAFTDLAKLKSLFLFFNNLTVLTGETMDALVSLQYLRLNGNQWICDCRARTLWDWFKRFKGSSSELECNVPEFLVGKDLKRLKSEDLEGCVDTPQIQTNLFSSKGQSGKFSSTENPLGDTIPRCCLGDNDKSSILSGKSRQITNNPLKEKENMSKTKYKEPERTKNETQNKQNDGPLGTLSNTLEKSLENLNPDLIDNLESSTVSNKKKKKCSKKPKSDAHCKNRGSALQVLRFLFIPMIWISQAMS from the coding sequence GGGGGCGACTCCTGTTTCTAGTGATGTGGCTGAACCTTGTGCCTCAAACTGTCAGCTGCCCTGCCAAGTGTGTGTGCTACAGCGAGCCCAGGCCCACGGTGGCCTGCCAACAACAAGGACTGTTTTCCATCCCCACTGAGATCCCCGTGCGGAGCCAGCGGATATTCCTCCAGAGCAACAAGCTAACGGTGGTGAGGTCCACCAGCTTCAGCTCTTGCCACAATCTCACCGTTCTCTGGCTCTACTCCAACAACATAAGCTATATCGAGGCCGGGGCCTTTTACGGCTTGGAGAAACTGGAGGAACTGGACATTGGGGACAACAGTAACCTCCGCACCATCAGCCCTACAGCCTTCCGGGGCTTAACTAAGCTGCACACCCTCCACCTGCACAGGTGTGGCCTGTCAGAGCTCCCCGTTGGGGTTTTCCGAGGAATGTTCTCCCTACAGTACCTTTACCTGCAGGACAATTACATTCTATCCCTGCATGACGACACCTTTCTGGACCTTGCCAACCTCACCTATCTCTATCTGCACAATAACAAGATCAAGATAGTAACGGACAACATGCTTCGAGGCTTAATCAATCTGGACCGGCTGCTGCTCCACCAGAACAGGGTTATCTTTGTCCAACCAAGGGCTTTCACTGATCTTGCTAAGCTGAAATCCCTGTTCTTGTTCTTCAACAATCTCACGGTCTTGACGGGAGAGACCATGGACGCGCTGGTGTCTCTCCAGTATTTGCGTTTAAACGGGAACCAGTGGATCTGTGACTGCCGGGCGAGGACCTTGTGGGACTGGTTCAAACGTTTCAAAGGTTCCAGCTCCGAGTTGGAGTGCAATGTCCCCGAGTTCCTGGTAGGAAAGGACCTGAAACGACTGAAAAGTGAAGACTTGGAGGGGTGTGTGGACACGCCTCAAATCCAGACCAATCTCTTCAGCTCCAAGGGACAGTCTGGGAAATTCTCTTCCACCGAGAATCCTCTCGGGGACACCATACCCAGGTGTTGCCTTGGAGATAACGACAAGTCCTCCATCCTGTCTGGCAAGAGCCGCCAAATCACTAACAACCCCCTTAAGGAAAAGGAGAACATGTCTAAGACTAAATATAAGGAGCCAGAACGAACGAAAAACGAGACCCAGAACAAGCAGAATGATGGACCACTGGGAACCTTGTCCAATACCTTGGAGAAGTCTCTGGAAAATCTAAACCCTGACCTTATAGACAATCTGGAATCATCCACAGtgtcaaacaaaaagaaaaagaagtgtTCCAAAAAACCCAAATCGGACGCCCACTGCAAAAATCGGGGTTCTGCTTTGCAAGTACTGCGCTTTCTCTTCATTCCGATGATCTGGATATCTCAAGCCATGTCTTAG